CAGTCTACACCGTGAAACCATGGCAGGATCTCCTATGCGTAGAGCGAGGTCCATTTGTTGAAATGAAATTTGTCCCGCTTTTTCAGCAAACTCGACGTCGTTGTCACCAAGGGCAGAACATGCACCTCCTAACGTTGACAACCAGGACATTGCAGTATCGAGATGTAGTCTCTCTATGGCGCTACGTGTCATACGACCATTCCATTCATAATCTATAATTTGCGGTAAGTTATCTAATAGACACCATTGgagtataaaaatatttctttgtctCACACTTCTTCGTTCGACTAACTTTGAAAACCGATTAACTATTAAATGCCTATAGGTATTAGAACACATCAGTTCTTTCAAGAATACACAGAAATGTAAGCCTTCCATTTCATTTTTCAAAACAACGGCTTTAGAACTTATTCCAACGCTATTtacacatttctttttcttaaacttctcACTTTTTAAGGCAACTAGAACTTCCTTCCAGTTCAAGCTATTCTGTTGGTCGAATACATGCGTCCTTTGAAATAACCGAGACTGGCTGCAGTGGGATTCAATATAGGCAGGGGTTAAAGTCATCATGTCCCAAAATGTTCTGCCGTATTGCACAATTACCAAGAAACTAAAAGAACCATTCGCAGTTGGATAAACTGCACCCTGTCTGTTACAAAATCCCCACAAAACACATTCCGATTGATCGTCGCTGCCTGAGGAGTCGGCCATATCTTATAAGTAGCAATGAATTTATCTGTAGACTGCTAACTATATTCATAGGTCCAGTACCTGAAAGAATAAAACAAACACCTTTTTACTTAAGACAGTAATcacaaattttttaatcaatttgcaTTTTAccctaccatacaaacctgagaTTTTTAATAGGAGTAAGACTTCAGTGAAGCTGAAACTGCCTGTTAAGCTTTTAATAAAGGTAAATACCTTCATTTTGACCTTTAGCCTAGGACTAACGGTGTCATTGAGTTGGGTAGTGCAACAAAATTACAAACTTGAAAGTattgtactgtaatttgtatttttcctaccatacaaaccagAGTTATTTATGAAGTAGTACATTAATGATAACAGCAGACCTGAAATACAGCAATAATCCTTTTAATGAGGTGTCAACAACCATTTGGTCTACTGCCAAAGTGTGATTGTTCCTTGTGCGTGGCCAGTGATCGTGCTCACTTCCTTGATTAAGGTGATTGTGCATATAGCGAGCTTGCAGGATCCCCGCATGCTGATTTCGAGTGATTGTGGGGAATGTGTGTGAGCTGGTGCGCCTGCACTTGTCCTCGTCGGCAGAGAAGGCTTCGCCTTCTGAGAACTAATCTAAACTCTAAGAATTTTTGGAGTAAGCTAGGATGAACTATTGAAGAAGATGGTGCGAGTGTCCCCAGTGAAGAACTAGGAGTTCGTGAGTATAGGGACTCAGAGCTGATTCCCTCTTAGACTTGGGAACATGGAACAACTCGTGAACATCCAGAACGTGGGTTCCCCGGAGACCTTTGATACTTCGGCATTCGTGCACGTGGATGATCATCCATCCTGTTTTTAAAAGCCTTCTTTGCTCGTGGGGATGACCCCTTCTCTGACAAAGCACAGCTTTGATGATCACTTATCTTTACGCGTATGTGTGGGGAAGTTGTTCATTGCTCGCCCACAGCATGAGCAGCATCAGAGGTCTTAAGGCAAGCTTTCTTTGATCGACTGAGTGTTCGAATATGTGGGGGTACCGAAGCTTCCAAGAAGCATTCCTGGGAAAGAGAGGGACGAGAGCATTCATTCCTCTGACCAGTAGTGCCCACAGGTAACTCCCATGCAAGACTTACTACTCCAGACAAGGACCTTGGACCTCGCACTTCATTGCATTAGGTTTCGGTGGAACGCTACTCCTCCCACGAAACTATGCAGAGGAAACTGGAGATGCCTCAAGAGACTTCAGATCGGTCGTCCTGTGCTTCAGTGAACTCTTCTCCCTGAAGGCAGGTAGCTCCTCAGCAGGGGAAGAAGGTGCAAGAGCAGAGGATGTAGGTGTCGGGGAGCAACGATGCTTGTCTTTCACCACAGTCGAGGATTTCGCAGCCAACATGCCCTCAGCATCAAGCAATGGTTTGTCAACAATCACGTCAAGAGGCAAATCCAGGGGCGTCATCCACTACTCTCCTACACTTGCAGGATGGGAGCAGCAACATTGTGGGAAGACTTCTGCAACTCAGCAGCATCTAACATCACCACAAGCTTCTACAATGAAGGGGCGCTATCAATACCAATGGCGAGCCATAGGAAAACCCAAGGCCAAGTTCTTGTGAGGGCCGTCAACAGTTATATAAGCAGGAGATATTTGCGTGAGAGGCAGGGGTTATTACCTTCACTACAGTAAGGTAATAATGTACTTCTTTCATGCTCAAAGAACTCCATGTGGGAAAGGCAaggatctccttcttcttccttcctttGATAGACACTTCCTCGAAGGGAAAAAAGAAAGAGCGCTTAGCAGCCTTCAAATCCAAAGAAGGGTGAAGGGAGCATGAGAGTACTCAGAACCGATTCTAAAGAATCCCTCCTCGATTTCTTAAGATTCCTCACGAACTCAGCCCACTCCAAACACTCAGGAAAGGGAGATTCCTGCGAACAGGAACGTACCCTGCATAGCTCACACACACTTCATGCGGGTCGACTTCTGGCTTACTCATGTATCGGTCACAGCCTTTACTGTACCAGGTTTGCCAGGACGCATATCACATTTTTAATTCAAAAcacaaaaaatggaagaaaaagcaGAATCATTTGAAATTTCAGCTAAACACCGTAAAGTACATCTGCACTCTATGGCGGCCAAagtaaaagtgaaagtgagcactACCTGCGTTAACCTTATTAAAAGCTTAAAGACTGGTTCCAGCTACACTGAAGTCACAGTCCtgttaaaggtcaaaggtttgtatcacgtatataaacaaataaagattatagaaatataaagtacagtactgtacttggatTTTTTATAAAGCCATGGTCCATATTCTTGAAACCCATATCTAGTAAAACTAGAAATGAGACATACTCAACAGAAAGTCATGACAATAATCATACAGCAATTCTTATGATTTGAACAAAATATCTATAAGAACAGTTGTACAGAAATTTCTTACACCCTTGTCTCTCATAAGAAACTACAGTAAAACATTTCACAGTCCTATTTCAGTAGTACAAACTACTGGCTTTCAAATGTGATGTTTCTGGTTTTATTGACTCAGACAAAATTCTGAAATATCAcaaatttgaagtaatttgtatttttcctaaccctaCAAACAtgagacctttaataggagtataccGTAACATTGGTAAAGCTGAAACAACCATTAGACTTCTAACAAGGTAAACATTATTGTTTTAAACTTCATTCAAATGACTTCAAACATGATAAATTTGgaggtaatatgttattttcattagtaaaataaatttttgaatatacttacccgataatcatgtagctgtcaactccgttgcccgacagaattctacggacgggatacgccagcgatcgctatacaagaggggggtgtactcaccagcgccacctgtggccaggtactgcagtacttcttgttgacaccacctcaatttttcctcggtccactggttctctatggggaggaagggtgggtcaattaaatcatgattatcgggtaagtatattcaaaaatttattttactaatgaaaataacatttttcaatattaatcttacccgataatcatgtagctgattcacacccagggaggtgggtgaaaaccagtgtacatgtatatcaagaagctaagtatcccgtatttcatattatcagttattcaaaataacaatgaaattataagtacctggtaaggaagtcgacttgaaccattactctgcctttaataagttcgtcttccttactgagcgcagcgttcctcttaggaggctgaacaactccaaggtgctgaagtataaagggctgcaacccatactaaaggacctctacacaacctctaacctaggcgcttctcaagaacgaattgaccacccgccaaatcaactaggatgcggaaggcttctcagcctaccgtaacaacccaaaaacaacaataaaagcattcaagagaaaggttaaaaaaggttatgggattaagggaatgtagtggctgagccctcacctactactgcactcgctgctacgaatggtcccagggtgtagcagttctcgtaaagagactggacatctttgagataaaaagatgcaaacactgacttgctcctccaataggttgcatccataatactctgcagagaacggttctgtttgaaggccatcgaagtagctacagctctcacttcgtgggtccttaccttcagcaaagcaaggtcttcatccttcatgtgagaatgagcttctctaatcagaagccttatgtaatacgaaactgcgtttttggacataggcatcgaaggtttcttgatggcacaccataaggcctctgattgtcctcgtataggttttgatcttttaagatagtactttagagctctgacagggcaaagaactctctctagctcgttacccaccatgttggaaaggctaggaatttcgaacgatctaggccaaggacgtgaaggaagttcattttttgccaaaaacccgagctgtaaggaacatgttgctgtttcggatgtgaatcctatgttcctgctgaaggcgtgaacctcactaactcttttggctgttgcaaggcagacgaggaaaagagttttgagagtaaggtctttgaaagaggctgactggagaggttcaaatctaggagacataaggaaccttaagactacgtctagattccagcctggagaggacaagcgacgttctttagaggtctcgaaagacttaaggatgtcctgtagatccttgttggaggaaagatccaagcctctgtggcggaaaactgatgccaacatacttctgtaccctttgatcgtaggagccgaaagagatctaacattcctaagatgtaacaggaagtcagcaacttgggttacagaggtattggtagaggaaactgcattggctctgcaccagcttcggaagacttcccacttggattgatagactctacgagtggatatcctccttgctctggcaatcgctctggctgcctccttcgaaaagcctctagctctagagagtctttcgatagtctgaaggcagtcagacgaagagcgtggaggcttgggtgtaccttctttacgtgaggttgacgtagaaggtccactcttagagggagagtcctgggaacgtcgaccagccattgcagtacctctgtgaaccattctcttgcaggccaaaggggagcaaccaacgtcagcc
The window above is part of the Palaemon carinicauda isolate YSFRI2023 chromosome 11, ASM3689809v2, whole genome shotgun sequence genome. Proteins encoded here:
- the LOC137649766 gene encoding uncharacterized protein F58A4.6; the encoded protein is MADSSGSDDQSECVLWGFCNRQGAVYPTANGSFSFLVIVQYGRTFWDMMTLTPAYIESHCSQSRLFQRTHVFDQQNSLNWKEVLVALKSEKFKKKKCVNSVGISSKAVVLKNEMEGLHFCVFLKELMCSNTYRHLIVNRFSKLVERRSVRQRNIFILQWCLLDNLPQIIDYEWNGRMTRSAIERLHLDTAMSWLSTLGGACSALGDNDVEFAEKAGQISFQQMDLALRIGDPAMVSRCRLYLSISFIQQCRFKVASAVIRHEYYWAHSFPKEMRDRRLINMCHGIWKKLQYEKKKSNRNGHVRR